The following coding sequences are from one Heterodontus francisci isolate sHetFra1 chromosome 38, sHetFra1.hap1, whole genome shotgun sequence window:
- the rhcgb gene encoding ammonium transporter Rh type C-like 2, which yields MKDTLMRWKLPLVCFIWQLVMIILFGVFIRYDEESDAHWIVTRISQNITSDLENDFYFRYPSFQDVHVMVFVGFGFLMTFLKRYGFGSVGFNFLIASFSLQWALLMQGWFHSLDFSDGKIKIGVESLINADFCAASVLISFGAVLGKVSPVQLLIMSLFEVTLYAVNEFILLNVLGAKDAGGSMVIHMFGAYFGLTITRILYRPNLDQKKNESVYHSDLFSMIGTLYLWMFWPSFNSAISNHGDAQHRGAINTYCSLAASVLTTIAISSVFEKKGKINMVHVQNGTLAGGVALGTAAEMMLTPYGSLIVGALSGTVSTLGFIFLSPLLEKYLKIQDTCGIHNLHAIPGLIGAIVGAVTAAAATEGVYSKEGLVAAFGFEGDFAGRTPSVQGGFQAAALCVTLVLSVGGGIIVGFILKLPFWGDPSDENCFEDHVYWEVPEEEEAALYAVHSMNNPPIKLAANGEAQQ from the exons ATGAAGGACACTTTGATGCGGTGGAAGTTGCCTCTCGTTTGCTTCATCTGGCAGCTGGTAATGATCATCCTCTTCGGGGTTTTTATTCGATATGATGAGGAATCAGATGCCCATTGGATTGTAACCAGAATATCCCAGAATATCACCAGCGACTTGGAAAACGATTTCTACTTCAGGTATCCCA GTTTCCAAGATGTTCATGTGATGGTTTTTGTGGGATTCGGGTTTCTGATGACCTTCCTGAAGAGATATGGATTTGGAAGTGTCGGATTCAACTTCCTCATTGCATCCTTTAGCCTCCAGTGGGCTCTGCTGATGCAGGGATGGTTTCATTCCTTAGATTTTAGTGATGGCAAAATCAAAATAGGTGTGGAAAG TCTGATAAATGCCGATTTCTGTGCTGCCTCAGTGCTGATCTCATTTGGAGCCGTTCTTGGAAAAGTCAGCCCAGTCCAACTGTTGATCATGTCGCTGTTTGAAGTCACTCTGTATGCGGTGAATGAATTCATCCTACTGAATGTTTTAGGG GCAAAAGATGCTGGTGGTTCGATGGTTATCCATATGTTTGGTGCTTATTTTGGACTCACAATCACCCGTATCCTGTACAGGCCAAATCTGGATCAAAAGAAGAATGAGTCTGTCTACCACTCTGACCTCTTCTCCATGATTG GCACCCTCTATCTCTGGATGTTTTGGCCCAGCTTCAACTCAGCAATTTCGAACCATGGAGACGCCCAACACCGCGGTGCCATCAATACCTACTGCTCGCTCGCAGCCAGTGTCCTCACCACCATTGCCATTTCCAGTGTCTTTGAGAAGAAGGGAAAAATCAACATG GTTCACGTTCAGAATGGGACGCTCGCTGGAGGGGTGGCCCTCGGCACTGCCGCGGAAATGATGCTGACTCCCTACGGATCACTGATTGTCGGCGCTCTCTCAGGAACGGTGTCAACACTGGGCTTCATCTTCCTGTCG CCACTCCTGGAAAAATATCTTAAAATACAAGATACCTGTGGCATCCACAACTTGCATGCCATTCCTGGTTTGATTGGAGCCATTGTCGGAGCTGTCACTGCTGCAGCTGCAACTGAAGGAGTGTACAGCAAAGAAGG GTTAGTTGCTGCCTTTGGTTTCGAGGGTGACTTTGCAGGACGGACGCCCAGTGTCCAGGGAGGGTTTCAGGCTGCAGCTCTGTGTGTTACTCTCGTCCTGAGTGTGGGGGGAGGAATAATTGTAG GTTTTATTCTGAAGTTGCCATTCTGGGGAGATCCATCAGATGAAAACTGCTTTGAAGACCATGTGTACTGGGAG